In Trichocoleus desertorum NBK24, the following are encoded in one genomic region:
- the psbA gene encoding photosystem II q(b) protein, with the protein MTTTLQRRESGNLWERFCGWVTSTDNRLYVGWFGVLMIPTLLSATICFIIAFIAAPPVDIDGIREPVAGSLIYGNNIISGAVVPSSNAIGLHFYPIWEAASLDEWLYNGGPYQLVIFHFLIGVFCYMGREWELSYRLGMRPWICVAYSAPVAAATAVFLIYPIGQGSFSDGMPLGISGTFNFMLVFQAEHNILMHPFHQLGVAGVFGGALFSAMHGSLVTSSLVRETSENESQNYGYKFGQEEETYNIVAAHGYFGRLIFQYASFNNSRALHFFLGAWPVIGIWFTSLGISTMAFNLNGFNFNQSIIDSQGQVIGTWADVLNRANLGMEVMHERNAHNFPLDLAAGEATPVALSAPSIHA; encoded by the coding sequence ATGACTACTACTCTACAGAGACGCGAAAGCGGTAACCTATGGGAGCGGTTTTGTGGATGGGTCACCAGCACCGACAACCGCCTCTATGTAGGCTGGTTCGGCGTCCTGATGATTCCTACCCTGCTCTCTGCCACCATCTGCTTCATCATCGCCTTCATTGCCGCTCCTCCCGTTGATATCGATGGTATCCGTGAGCCTGTCGCTGGCTCCCTCATCTACGGCAACAACATCATCTCTGGTGCCGTTGTTCCTTCCTCCAATGCGATCGGCCTCCACTTCTACCCCATCTGGGAAGCTGCTTCCCTCGATGAGTGGCTCTACAACGGTGGCCCTTACCAGTTGGTGATTTTCCACTTCCTCATTGGCGTCTTCTGCTACATGGGTCGTGAGTGGGAACTCTCCTACCGCCTCGGTATGCGTCCTTGGATCTGCGTTGCTTACTCTGCACCCGTAGCAGCAGCAACCGCAGTCTTCCTCATCTACCCTATCGGCCAAGGTTCCTTCTCCGATGGCATGCCCCTCGGTATCTCTGGTACCTTCAACTTCATGTTGGTGTTCCAAGCGGAGCACAACATCTTGATGCACCCCTTCCACCAACTCGGTGTCGCAGGTGTATTCGGGGGTGCTCTGTTCTCCGCGATGCACGGTTCCTTGGTGACTTCCTCCTTGGTGCGTGAAACCAGCGAGAACGAGTCTCAGAACTACGGTTACAAGTTCGGTCAAGAAGAAGAGACCTACAACATCGTGGCAGCTCACGGCTACTTCGGCCGCTTGATCTTCCAATATGCGTCCTTCAACAACAGCCGGGCGCTGCACTTCTTCTTGGGTGCATGGCCTGTGATCGGCATCTGGTTCACGTCCTTGGGCATCAGCACGATGGCGTTCAACCTAAACGGCTTCAACTTCAACCAGTCGATCATCGACTCACAGGGTCAGGTGATTGGCACCTGGGCTGACGTACTGAACCGTGCGAACCTGGGTATGGAAGTGATGCACGAGCGCAACGCTCACAACTTCCCCCTCGACCTGGCTGCTGGCGAAGCAACGCCTGTAGCACTGAGCGCTCCTAGCATTCACGCTTAA
- the lipA gene encoding lipoyl synthase has product MPAEVEPTLQPTLTTPSTATRRAEIASMPEWLRRPVGKASEISTVQKIIKQRQIHTICEEGRCPNRGECYAQKTATFLLMGPICTRACGFCQVDKGHAPMPLDPQEPEKIAESVNLLGLEYVVLTSVARDDLPDQGASWFAATMAAIRKTNPNTQIEVLTPDFWGGRATDVEAAEMQRQRIATVTAAQPACYNHNIETVKRLQGPVRRGAKYERSLQVLRVVKELTPQIPTKSGLMLGHGETESEVIEALKDLRAVDCDRLTLGQYMRPSLEHLPVQKYWTPEEFEHLGAIARELGFSHVRSGPLVRSSYHAGEAV; this is encoded by the coding sequence ATGCCTGCCGAAGTAGAGCCAACCCTACAGCCAACTTTGACGACCCCATCGACTGCTACCCGTCGAGCCGAGATTGCCAGTATGCCCGAATGGCTCCGGCGTCCGGTGGGTAAGGCTAGTGAGATTTCTACGGTTCAAAAAATTATCAAGCAGCGGCAGATTCACACAATTTGCGAAGAGGGACGCTGTCCGAATCGGGGAGAGTGTTACGCCCAGAAGACGGCAACCTTTCTGCTGATGGGGCCTATCTGTACTCGTGCCTGTGGCTTTTGTCAGGTGGATAAAGGCCATGCTCCGATGCCGCTTGACCCTCAGGAACCAGAAAAAATTGCTGAATCAGTTAATTTGCTAGGTTTGGAGTACGTGGTGCTAACTTCGGTCGCGCGCGATGACTTGCCCGATCAAGGAGCGAGTTGGTTTGCGGCGACGATGGCGGCAATTCGCAAAACAAACCCCAACACTCAAATTGAAGTGCTGACACCCGATTTTTGGGGTGGACGAGCAACTGATGTAGAGGCAGCAGAGATGCAGCGGCAGCGAATTGCGACCGTGACAGCGGCTCAGCCTGCTTGCTACAACCACAACATTGAAACAGTGAAGCGCTTACAAGGCCCAGTCAGGCGTGGTGCGAAGTATGAGCGATCGCTGCAAGTACTACGAGTGGTGAAAGAGCTAACTCCCCAGATTCCTACCAAGTCTGGCTTAATGCTGGGGCATGGCGAAACCGAATCAGAGGTGATAGAAGCTCTGAAAGATCTACGGGCTGTGGATTGCGATCGCCTCACGCTGGGTCAATATATGCGCCCATCGTTAGAGCACTTACCTGTCCAGAAATATTGGACTCCCGAAGAATTTGAGCATTTGGGGGCGATCGCTCGTGAACTGGGTTTCTCTCATGTGCGCTCTGGCCCTCTAGTGCGTAGTTCTTACCATGCTGGAGAAGCGGTTTAA
- the psaX gene encoding photosystem I protein PsaX: MNAQATKSSVKTKAVVNESKPPYPYRTIVSLVLLAGNFLVAAIYFRAINP; the protein is encoded by the coding sequence ATGAACGCTCAAGCAACGAAATCATCTGTTAAGACCAAAGCGGTTGTGAATGAGTCTAAGCCTCCCTATCCATACCGCACTATTGTTAGCTTGGTTCTTTTAGCTGGCAATTTCCTGGTTGCAGCTATTTATTTCCGTGCAATCAACCCGTAG
- the recR gene encoding recombination mediator RecR translates to MNLGGSPTVYARPLARLIEQLQRLPGVGPKTAQRLALHILKRPETEVQALAQALMEAKQQIGLCSVCFHLSAEPVCEICRTANRDRTTLCVVADSRDVIAIEKTREYRGKYHVLGGLISPMDGIGPDQLYIHQLVRRVSQDKVQEAILAISPSIEGETTTLYVGQLLKPFTKVTRIAFGLPMGGDLEYADEVTLARALEGRRELD, encoded by the coding sequence ATGAATTTAGGAGGCAGTCCCACGGTTTACGCACGTCCCTTAGCTCGCTTAATTGAGCAACTACAACGCTTACCAGGTGTGGGGCCTAAAACTGCGCAACGGCTCGCTTTACATATTCTCAAACGTCCAGAAACAGAGGTTCAAGCACTCGCTCAAGCTTTGATGGAAGCAAAGCAACAGATTGGCCTATGTTCTGTCTGTTTTCACCTGTCGGCTGAACCTGTTTGTGAAATTTGTCGCACCGCAAATCGCGATCGCACTACCCTCTGTGTCGTGGCCGATTCACGAGATGTGATTGCGATCGAAAAAACACGAGAATATCGCGGTAAGTATCACGTATTAGGCGGTTTGATTTCACCGATGGATGGAATTGGCCCCGACCAACTTTATATCCATCAATTGGTGCGGCGAGTCAGCCAGGATAAGGTTCAAGAAGCCATTCTAGCCATTAGCCCTAGTATTGAGGGTGAAACCACCACCCTCTACGTCGGCCAGCTATTAAAGCCGTTTACAAAAGTGACTCGAATTGCCTTTGGTTTGCCAATGGGGGGCGACCTAGAGTACGCCGATGAGGTGACGTTGGCAAGGGCACTAGAGGGCCGACGAGAGTTGGACTAG
- a CDS encoding PleD family two-component system response regulator, with amino-acid sequence MASHKILVIDDSRVIRMRVRDMLPKGNFEVLEAKDGVEGLNLIRQERPNLIMLDFLLPRMSGWEVFQQIQNQADLQSIPLVVMSGRREEVTEKIPEPFEFFEFIEKPFEQKELIEAIKASMAKAKLPRVQPAPAAAATPAAAATAAPTESGASAAEIQALNEKIAKMQAEIDGLKKQLTQIVTFIKQKLK; translated from the coding sequence GTGGCAAGTCACAAGATCCTAGTTATCGATGACAGCAGAGTCATCCGGATGCGAGTGCGAGATATGTTACCCAAAGGTAACTTTGAAGTCCTCGAAGCAAAAGATGGGGTTGAAGGTCTTAACTTAATCCGCCAAGAACGGCCAAACCTGATCATGCTAGACTTTCTGCTACCCCGGATGAGTGGCTGGGAAGTATTCCAACAGATTCAGAATCAAGCCGATTTGCAAAGCATTCCCCTCGTGGTGATGTCAGGGCGTCGGGAAGAAGTGACCGAGAAAATCCCTGAGCCTTTTGAGTTTTTTGAATTTATTGAAAAGCCTTTTGAGCAGAAAGAGCTAATTGAAGCGATTAAAGCCTCAATGGCTAAAGCAAAACTGCCACGGGTACAACCAGCCCCCGCCGCCGCCGCTACCCCCGCCGCCGCCGCTACCGCAGCACCTACAGAGTCAGGAGCATCGGCTGCTGAGATTCAGGCGCTGAATGAGAAGATTGCCAAGATGCAGGCAGAAATTGATGGGCTGAAGAAACAACTCACGCAGATTGTTACTTTCATCAAGCAAAAGCTGAAGTAG